One Larus michahellis chromosome 11, bLarMic1.1, whole genome shotgun sequence genomic region harbors:
- the LOC141749895 gene encoding protocadherin gamma-A12-like — protein sequence MFAAGRYCGRRARALLWCVLMAAWEAAWGQLRYSVAEEMPKGSFVGDVAKDLALKLPALQDRGVHLLDKGRTQYFALHGKTGHLVTAERIDREQLCRLLEKCVLRCEVIIEGEMKVHGIEVEIRDINDNAPSFREKETQLRLNEMTAPGWQFPLSEAHDPDVGRNSLQRYELSGDEHFSLSVQAGPGGDQRPELVLAKALDREEAAFHELVLRASDGGEPPRTGTARIRVAVLDANDNAPAFSQAEYTVRVAEDVPVGSALLTVMATDADEGMNGHMKYSLKKVTDMASEIFHLDTETGTITLLRSLDFEEGDSYELEVQARDGGGLYDTAKVAITVTDVNDNAPEMTVSSALNAISEDAPPGTVVALLHVQDRDSGANGDVTCLLEGSVPFLLEKTFEDYYRVVTAEVLDREAVSEYNVTVRASDGGSPPLWSSAVLSLRVLDVNDNAPVFAEARYSARVAENNAAGALVLTVRAADADWGQNARVRYRLWEGRVRGAPLSSYVSVHAETGALYALRSFDYEEVREVGLWVRAEDGGAPSLSSNVSVRLVIVDENDNAPQVLYPPSASGAGWAGVELAPRSAEPGALVAKVVAVDADAGQNAWLSYELAKATEPALFRVGVHSGEVRTARVPLSRDAARQSLVVVVKDHGRPALSATATLTVVLAESVGELLSELGSAAAAAAGEPSVSLTRWLVLAVAAVSCLFLAFLLLLLALRLRRWRRSQLLAAGSGALRGVPASHFVGIDGVRAFLHSYSHEVSLTADSRKSQLRFSGGSCCDTLPARPPPDEPAPLLAEDADGARRADPAAPPGDYSSH from the coding sequence ATGTTTGCGGCGGGGAGGTACTGCGGGCGGCGGGCTCGAGCCCTGCTGTGGTGCGTCCTGATGGCGGCGTGGGAGGCGGCGTGGGGGCAACTGCGCTACTCGGTTGCCGAGGAGATGCCGAAGGGCTCGTTCGTGGGCGACGTGGCCAAGGACCTGGCGCTGAAGCTGCCAGCGCTCCAAGACCGCGGCGTCCACCTCTTGGACAAAGGTAGGACGCAGTATTTTGCCCTGCACGGGAAGACGGGACATTTAGTGACGGCGGAGAGGATagacagagagcagctgtgccGGCTACTGGAGAAATGCGTGCTGCGCTGTGAGGTGATAATAGAGGGAGAAATGAAGGTTCATGGAATCGAAGTGGAAATCAGGGACATTAACGACAACGCCCCCAGCTTCCGAGAGAAAGAAACGCAACTTAGACTTAACGAGATGACAGCTCCGGGCTGGCAGTTTCCCCTGTCCGAGGCTCACGACCCGGACGTGGGACGGAATTCCCTGCAGAGGTACGAGCTGAGCGGTGACGAGCACTTCTCGCTGTCCGTGCAggcgggccccggcggggaccAGCGTCCCGAGCTGGTGCTGGCGAAggcgctggaccgggaggaggCGGCGTTTCACGAGCTGGTGCTGAGGGCGAGCGACGGCGGCGAGCCGCCGCGGACGGGCACGGCGCGGATCCGCGTGGCGGTGCTGGACgccaacgacaacgcgccggcgtTCAGCCAGGCGGAATACACGGTGCGTGTGGCGGAGGACGTGCCCGTGGGCTCCGCCCTGCTCACCGTCATGGCCACCGATGCCGACGAGGGTATGAACGGTCACATGAAATACTCGTTGAAGAAAGTGACGGATATGGCATCGGAGATTTTCCATCTGGATACTGAGACGGGAACGATCACGCTGTTGCGGAGCCTGGACTTCGAGGAAGGCGACTCGTACGAACTGGAGGTGCAGGCACGGGACGGCGGGGGCCTTTATGACACTGCGAAAGTGGCGATCACAGTGACAGATGTCAACGACAACGCACCCGAAATGACAGTGTCGTCGGCGCTAAACGCGATCTCTGAGGACGCCCCGCCGGGGACGGTGGTGGCCCTGCTGCACGTGCAGGACCGCGACTCGGGAGCTAACGGCGACGTGACGTGCTTGCTGGAAGGCAGCGTCCCATTCCTTCTGGAGAAGACATTTGAGGACTACTACCGCGTGGTGACTGCCGAGGTGCTGGACCGTGAGGCGGTGTCAGAGTACAACGTGACGGTGCGGGCGTCGGACGGCGGTTCGCCGCCGCTGTGGAGCAGCGCGGTGCTGTCGCTGCGGGtgctggacgtgaacgacaacgcgccggtgtTCGCGGAGGCGCGGTACAGCGCGCGGGTGGCcgagaacaacgcggcgggcgcgctgGTGCTGACGGTGCGGGCGGCGGACGCGGACTGGGGTCAGAACGCGCGCGTGCGGTACCGGCTGTGGGAGGGGCGCGTGCGGGGCGCGCCGCTGTCGTCGTACGTGTCGGTGCACGCGGAGACGGGCGCGCTGTACGCGCTGCGCTCCTTCGACTACGAGGAGGTGCGCgaggtggggctgtgggtgcgggCGGAGGACGGCGGCGCGCCGTCGCTGAGCAGCAACGTGTCGGTGCGCCTGGTGATCGtggacgagaacgacaacgcgccgcagGTGCTGTACCCGCCGTCGGCGTCGGGCGCGGGCTGGGCGGGCGTGGAGCTGGCGCCGCGGTCGGCGGAGCCCGGGGCGCTGGTGgccaaggtggtggcggtggacgcggacgcggggcAGAACGCGTGGCTGTCGTACGAGCTGGCGAAGGCGACGGAGCCGGCGCTGTTCCGCGTGGGGGtgcacagcggcgaggtgcgCACGGCGCGGGTGCCGCTGTCCCGCGACGCGGCGCggcagagcctggtggtggtggtgaaggaccacgggcgtccggcgctgtcggccacggccacgctgacGGTGGTGCTGGCCGAGAGCGTGGGCGAGCTGCTGTCGGAgctgggcagcgcggcggcggcggcggcgggcgagccgTCCGTCAGCCTGACGCGCTGGCTGGTGCTGGCCGTGGCGGccgtgtcctgcctcttcctcgccttcctgctgctgctgctggcgctgcgccTGCGGCGCTGGCGCCGCTCGCAGCtgctggcggcgggcagcggcgccttGCGCGGCGTCCCGGCCTCGCACTTCGTGGGCATCGACGGCGTCCGCGCCTTCCTGCACTCCTACTCGCACGAGGTGTCGCTCACCGCCGACTCGCGCAAGAGCCAGCTCCGCTTCTCGGGCGGCAGCTGCTGCGACACCCTCccggcgcgcccgccgcccgaCGAGCCCGCGCCGCTGCTCGCCGAGGACGCCGACGGCGCCCGCCGCGCcgaccccgccgctcccccg